The proteins below are encoded in one region of Hordeum vulgare subsp. vulgare chromosome 3H, MorexV3_pseudomolecules_assembly, whole genome shotgun sequence:
- the LOC123439106 gene encoding phosphoenolpyruvate carboxylase 4 isoform X1: MPDMTDDIAEGISFQAFEDDCRLLGSLLHDVLLQELGPGFVHLFERIHILAQSAVTMRGAGMVDTAAVVERQLEAELSAMSLEDSLCLARAFSHHLNLMSIAERHHRVRKSRSEVHLSKSCHDIFDKLIQGGVPPEELYNTVCKQGVEIVLTAHPTQINRRTLQYKHLRIAHLLEFNGRHDLNYEDREMLIEDLVREITALWQTDELRRHKPTPVDEARAGLHIVEQSLWKSIPRYLRRVSNALKKHTGKPLPLTCTPIKFGSWMGGDRDGNPNVTSKVTRDVSLMARWMAIDLYIRQLDSLSFELSIKKCSDKLATLANEILLKDSESTSEEKKASPWTKTGPEKNLKLQPGLGLPAQLPSGADLPSLAECNDSESQFRMVKLPWNPKHQGIQIPTERSEDSHSPVQSPGRRPGSSHMSRTPSGSQLRKMLFTESKIGRSSFRKLLEPSLSDKPGITPYRIVLGNVKEKMMKTRRRIELLLEDLPCDSDPTEYYETPDQLLEPLILCYESLQSCGSSILADGRLADLIRRVATFGMVLMKLDVRQESGRHTEALDAITSYLDLGVYSEWDEEKKLDFLTKELKGKRPLVPPYIEVNADVKEVLDTFRVAAELGSDSLGAYVISMASNASDVLAVELLQKDARLTVSGDLGRECPGGTLRVVPLFETVKDLREAGSAIRKLLAIDWYREHIIKNHNGHQEVMVGYSDSGKDAGRFTAAWELYKAQEDVVAACNEHGIKVTLFHGRGGSIGRGGGPTYLAIQSQPPGSVMGTLRSTEQGEMVQAKFGLPQTAVRQLEIYTTAVLLATLRPPQPPRDPNWRRVMEEISRASCAHYRRTVYDDPAFVTYFQEATPQAELGYLNIGSRPAKRKAAITAAGGIASLRAIPWVFAWTQTRLALPAWLGVGTGLQDARDKGRTEDLRAMYEEWPFFRSTLDLIEMVVAKADAPMAKHYDDVLVPSPDRRALGEELRRELAKAESCVLAVSGHTKLSANNRSLRRLIESRLPYLNPMNMLQVEVLRRLRRDDDNTKLRDVLLITINGIAAGMRNTG; encoded by the exons atgccGGACATGACGGACGACATCGCGGAGGGGATATCGTTCCAGGCGTTTGAGGACGACTGCCGCCTGCTCGGCAGCCTCCTCCACGACGTCCTCCTCCAGGAGCTCGGCCCCGGATTCGTCCACCTTTTCGAACGCATCCACATCCTCGCGCAG AGCGCGGTGACGATGCGCGGCGCGGGGATGGTGGACACGGCGGCGGTCGTGGAGCGGCAGCTGGAGGCGGAGCTGTCGGCCATGTCGCTCGAGGACTCGCTCTGCCTCGCCCGCGCCTTCTCCCACCACCTCAACCTCATGAGCATCGCCGAGAGGCACCACAG GGTCCGCAAATCACGCAGTGAAGTGCATCTGTCGAAATCATGTCACGATATATTCGACAAGTTGATTCAAGGTGGTGTTCCTCCAGAAGAACTTTATAATACTGTCTGCAAACAG GGGGTTGAGATCGTTCTGACCGCACATCCGACTCAAATAAACCGGCGAACCTTGCAATACAAGCACCTTAGAATAGCC CATCTTTTGGAGTTCAACGGACGGCATGATCTTAACTATGAGGATAGGGAGATGCTAATAGAAGACCTG GTAAGGGAAATCACAGCATTATGGCAGACAGATGAGCTGAGACGCCATAAACCTACACCAGTTGATGAAGCTAGGGCTG GCCTTCATATTGTGGAACAATCTCTCTGGAAATCGATACCACGTTATCTTCGCCGTGTCAGCAATGCTCTAAAGAAG CATACTGGAAAGCCTCTTCCACTAACCTGCACACCAATCAAATTTGGTTCATGGATGGGCGGCGACCGAGACGGGAATCCTAATGTCACATCAAAG GTGACTCGGGATGTTTCCTTGATGGCCCGGTGGATGGCAATTGATCTGTACATCCGACAACTAGACAGTCTCAGCTTTGAGTTATCCATCAAGAAATGTAGCGATAAGCTTGCAACCTTAGCCAATGAAATCTTGCTCAAAG ACTCAGAGTCGACATCTGAAGAGAAGAAGGCCAGCCCTTGGACCAAAACAGGACCAGAAAAGAACTTAAAACTGCAGCCCGGCTTGGGGCTGCCTGCTCAACTTCCTTCTGGTGCTGATCTTCCATCATTGGCAG AATGCAATGATAGCGAATCTCAATTCAGAATGGTAAAACTTCCATGGAACCCAAAACATCAG GGGATCCAAATTCCAACAGAAAGAAGTGAGGACAGTCACAGTCCAGTGCAGTCTCCTGGTCGTCGTCCAGGATCATCACATATGAGTCGAACTCCAAGTGGTAGTCAACTAAGGAAAATGTTGTTCACAGAATCTAAGATAGGCCGGTCAAGCTTCCGCAAGCTTCTAGAGCCAAGCCTATCAGATAAACCAGGAATTACGCCATACAGGATTGTCCTTGGTAATGTAAAAGAAAAG ATGATGAAGACACGAAGACGGATTGAGCTTCTTCTTGAGGATCTACCATGTGACTCTGATCCTACAGAATATTATGAAACACCAGATCAACTTTTAGAGCCTTTGATCTTGTGCTACGAATCACTG CAATCATGTGGATCTAGCATTCTTGCCGATGGCCGGTTAGCAGATCTTATACGAAGGGTTGCAACCTTTGGTATGGTGCTAATGAAGCTCGACGTCCGTCAG GAATCAGGCCGGCACACAGAAGCGCTCGACGCCATTACATCTTACTTGGATCTTGGTGTTTATAGTGAGTGGGATGAGGAAAAGAAGCTGGATTTCTTGACTAAGGAGCTGAAAGGCAAGCGCCCTCTAGTTCCCCCATACATAGAG GTTAACGCTGATGTGAAAGAAGTTCTCGACACCTTCCGCGTCGCTGCAGAACTCGGGAGCGACTCACTTGGAGCATATGTGATTTCAATGGCCTCTAAT GCCAGTGATGTCCTCGCTGTCGAGTTGTTGCAAAAGGACGCAAGACTAACAGTTAGTGGGGATCTCGGAAGGGAATGTCCCGGTGGAAC GTTAAGGGTTGTTCCATTGTTCGAGACGGTGAAGGATCTGCGAGAAGCCGGCTCGGCGATCAGGAAGCTGCTGGCCATTGACTGGTACAGGGAGCATATCATCAAGAACCACAACGGCCACCAAGAG GTGATGGTGGGCTACTCTGATTCTGGCAAGGACGCGGGGCGCTTCACGGCGGCGTGGGAGCTGTACAAGGCCCAGGAGGACGTGGTGGCGGCGTGCAACGAGCACGGCATCAAGGTGACGCTCTTCCACGGCCGTGGCGGGAGCATCGGCCGTGGCGGCGGGCCGACATACCTTGCCATCCAGTCGCAGCCCCCTGGGTCGGTGATGGGGACGCTACGGTCGACGGAGCAGGGCGAGATGGTGCAGGCCAAGTTCGGGCTGCCGCAGACGGCGGTGCGCCAGCTGGAGATCTACACCACGGCGGTGCTCCTAGCGACGCTGCGGCCACCGCAGCCACCGCGGGACCCCAACTGGCGGCGCGTCATGGAGGAGATCTCCCGGGCAAGCTGCGCACACTACAGGCGCACCGTGTACGACGACCCGGCCTTCGTCACCTACTTCCAGGAGGCCACGCCGCAGGCGGAACTGGGCTACCTCAACATCGGAAGCCGCCCCGCCAAGCGCAAGGCGGCCATCACCGCCGCCGGCGGCATCGCCAGCCTCCGCGCCATCCCGTGGGTTTTCGCGTGGACGCAGACACGGCTGGCGCTGCCGGCGTGGTTGGGCGTGGGCACGGGGCTCCAGGACGCGCGCGACAAGGGCCGCACCGAGGACCTCCGGGCCATGTACGAGGAGTGGCCCTTCTTTCGGTCCACTCTCGACCTCATCGAGATGGTGGTGGCCAAGGCCGACGCGCCCATGGCTAAGCACTACGACGACGTGCTGGTGCCGTCGCCGGACCGGCGTGCGCTCGGGGAGGAGCTGCGGAGGGAGCTGGCCAAGGCGGAGAGCTGCGTGCTGGCCGTCAGCGGGCACACCAAGCTATCGGCCAACAACCGGAGCCTGCGGCGGCTGATCGAGAGCCGACTGCCGTACCTCAACCCCATGAACATGCTGCAGGTGGAGGTGCTGCGCCGGCTGCGCCGAGACGACGACAACACCAAGCTCCGCGACGTGCTGCTCATCACCATCAATGGCATCGCCGCAGGGATGCGCAACACCGGTTGA
- the LOC123439106 gene encoding phosphoenolpyruvate carboxylase 4 isoform X2 — MPDMTDDIAEGISFQAFEDDCRLLGSLLHDVLLQELGPGFVHLFERIHILAQSAVTMRGAGMVDTAAVVERQLEAELSAMSLEDSLCLARAFSHHLNLMSIAERHHRVRKSRSEVHLSKSCHDIFDKLIQGGVPPEELYNTVCKQGVEIVLTAHPTQINRRTLQYKHLRIAHLLEFNGRHDLNYEDREMLIEDLVREITALWQTDELRRHKPTPVDEARAGLHIVEQSLWKSIPRYLRRVSNALKKHTGKPLPLTCTPIKFGSWMGGDRDGNPNVTSKVTRDVSLMARWMAIDLYIRQLDSLSFELSIKKCSDKLATLANEILLKESTSEEKKASPWTKTGPEKNLKLQPGLGLPAQLPSGADLPSLAECNDSESQFRMVKLPWNPKHQLTLDETQQKNHSPVQSPGRRPGSSHMSRTPSGSQLRKMLFTESKIGRSSFRKLLEPSLSDKPGITPYRIVLGNVKEKMMKTRRRIELLLEDLPCDSDPTEYYETPDQLLEPLILCYESLQSCGSSILADGRLADLIRRVATFGMVLMKLDVRQESGRHTEALDAITSYLDLGVYSEWDEEKKLDFLTKELKGKRPLVPPYIEVNADVKEVLDTFRVAAELGSDSLGAYVISMASNASDVLAVELLQKDARLTVSGDLGRECPGGTLRVVPLFETVKDLREAGSAIRKLLAIDWYREHIIKNHNGHQEVMVGYSDSGKDAGRFTAAWELYKAQEDVVAACNEHGIKVTLFHGRGGSIGRGGGPTYLAIQSQPPGSVMGTLRSTEQGEMVQAKFGLPQTAVRQLEIYTTAVLLATLRPPQPPRDPNWRRVMEEISRASCAHYRRTVYDDPAFVTYFQEATPQAELGYLNIGSRPAKRKAAITAAGGIASLRAIPWVFAWTQTRLALPAWLGVGTGLQDARDKGRTEDLRAMYEEWPFFRSTLDLIEMVVAKADAPMAKHYDDVLVPSPDRRALGEELRRELAKAESCVLAVSGHTKLSANNRSLRRLIESRLPYLNPMNMLQVEVLRRLRRDDDNTKLRDVLLITINGIAAGMRNTG; from the exons atgccGGACATGACGGACGACATCGCGGAGGGGATATCGTTCCAGGCGTTTGAGGACGACTGCCGCCTGCTCGGCAGCCTCCTCCACGACGTCCTCCTCCAGGAGCTCGGCCCCGGATTCGTCCACCTTTTCGAACGCATCCACATCCTCGCGCAG AGCGCGGTGACGATGCGCGGCGCGGGGATGGTGGACACGGCGGCGGTCGTGGAGCGGCAGCTGGAGGCGGAGCTGTCGGCCATGTCGCTCGAGGACTCGCTCTGCCTCGCCCGCGCCTTCTCCCACCACCTCAACCTCATGAGCATCGCCGAGAGGCACCACAG GGTCCGCAAATCACGCAGTGAAGTGCATCTGTCGAAATCATGTCACGATATATTCGACAAGTTGATTCAAGGTGGTGTTCCTCCAGAAGAACTTTATAATACTGTCTGCAAACAG GGGGTTGAGATCGTTCTGACCGCACATCCGACTCAAATAAACCGGCGAACCTTGCAATACAAGCACCTTAGAATAGCC CATCTTTTGGAGTTCAACGGACGGCATGATCTTAACTATGAGGATAGGGAGATGCTAATAGAAGACCTG GTAAGGGAAATCACAGCATTATGGCAGACAGATGAGCTGAGACGCCATAAACCTACACCAGTTGATGAAGCTAGGGCTG GCCTTCATATTGTGGAACAATCTCTCTGGAAATCGATACCACGTTATCTTCGCCGTGTCAGCAATGCTCTAAAGAAG CATACTGGAAAGCCTCTTCCACTAACCTGCACACCAATCAAATTTGGTTCATGGATGGGCGGCGACCGAGACGGGAATCCTAATGTCACATCAAAG GTGACTCGGGATGTTTCCTTGATGGCCCGGTGGATGGCAATTGATCTGTACATCCGACAACTAGACAGTCTCAGCTTTGAGTTATCCATCAAGAAATGTAGCGATAAGCTTGCAACCTTAGCCAATGAAATCTTGCTCAAAG AGTCGACATCTGAAGAGAAGAAGGCCAGCCCTTGGACCAAAACAGGACCAGAAAAGAACTTAAAACTGCAGCCCGGCTTGGGGCTGCCTGCTCAACTTCCTTCTGGTGCTGATCTTCCATCATTGGCAG AATGCAATGATAGCGAATCTCAATTCAGAATGGTAAAACTTCCATGGAACCCAAAACATCAG TTAACGTTAGATGAAACTCAGCAAAAAAA TCACAGTCCAGTGCAGTCTCCTGGTCGTCGTCCAGGATCATCACATATGAGTCGAACTCCAAGTGGTAGTCAACTAAGGAAAATGTTGTTCACAGAATCTAAGATAGGCCGGTCAAGCTTCCGCAAGCTTCTAGAGCCAAGCCTATCAGATAAACCAGGAATTACGCCATACAGGATTGTCCTTGGTAATGTAAAAGAAAAG ATGATGAAGACACGAAGACGGATTGAGCTTCTTCTTGAGGATCTACCATGTGACTCTGATCCTACAGAATATTATGAAACACCAGATCAACTTTTAGAGCCTTTGATCTTGTGCTACGAATCACTG CAATCATGTGGATCTAGCATTCTTGCCGATGGCCGGTTAGCAGATCTTATACGAAGGGTTGCAACCTTTGGTATGGTGCTAATGAAGCTCGACGTCCGTCAG GAATCAGGCCGGCACACAGAAGCGCTCGACGCCATTACATCTTACTTGGATCTTGGTGTTTATAGTGAGTGGGATGAGGAAAAGAAGCTGGATTTCTTGACTAAGGAGCTGAAAGGCAAGCGCCCTCTAGTTCCCCCATACATAGAG GTTAACGCTGATGTGAAAGAAGTTCTCGACACCTTCCGCGTCGCTGCAGAACTCGGGAGCGACTCACTTGGAGCATATGTGATTTCAATGGCCTCTAAT GCCAGTGATGTCCTCGCTGTCGAGTTGTTGCAAAAGGACGCAAGACTAACAGTTAGTGGGGATCTCGGAAGGGAATGTCCCGGTGGAAC GTTAAGGGTTGTTCCATTGTTCGAGACGGTGAAGGATCTGCGAGAAGCCGGCTCGGCGATCAGGAAGCTGCTGGCCATTGACTGGTACAGGGAGCATATCATCAAGAACCACAACGGCCACCAAGAG GTGATGGTGGGCTACTCTGATTCTGGCAAGGACGCGGGGCGCTTCACGGCGGCGTGGGAGCTGTACAAGGCCCAGGAGGACGTGGTGGCGGCGTGCAACGAGCACGGCATCAAGGTGACGCTCTTCCACGGCCGTGGCGGGAGCATCGGCCGTGGCGGCGGGCCGACATACCTTGCCATCCAGTCGCAGCCCCCTGGGTCGGTGATGGGGACGCTACGGTCGACGGAGCAGGGCGAGATGGTGCAGGCCAAGTTCGGGCTGCCGCAGACGGCGGTGCGCCAGCTGGAGATCTACACCACGGCGGTGCTCCTAGCGACGCTGCGGCCACCGCAGCCACCGCGGGACCCCAACTGGCGGCGCGTCATGGAGGAGATCTCCCGGGCAAGCTGCGCACACTACAGGCGCACCGTGTACGACGACCCGGCCTTCGTCACCTACTTCCAGGAGGCCACGCCGCAGGCGGAACTGGGCTACCTCAACATCGGAAGCCGCCCCGCCAAGCGCAAGGCGGCCATCACCGCCGCCGGCGGCATCGCCAGCCTCCGCGCCATCCCGTGGGTTTTCGCGTGGACGCAGACACGGCTGGCGCTGCCGGCGTGGTTGGGCGTGGGCACGGGGCTCCAGGACGCGCGCGACAAGGGCCGCACCGAGGACCTCCGGGCCATGTACGAGGAGTGGCCCTTCTTTCGGTCCACTCTCGACCTCATCGAGATGGTGGTGGCCAAGGCCGACGCGCCCATGGCTAAGCACTACGACGACGTGCTGGTGCCGTCGCCGGACCGGCGTGCGCTCGGGGAGGAGCTGCGGAGGGAGCTGGCCAAGGCGGAGAGCTGCGTGCTGGCCGTCAGCGGGCACACCAAGCTATCGGCCAACAACCGGAGCCTGCGGCGGCTGATCGAGAGCCGACTGCCGTACCTCAACCCCATGAACATGCTGCAGGTGGAGGTGCTGCGCCGGCTGCGCCGAGACGACGACAACACCAAGCTCCGCGACGTGCTGCTCATCACCATCAATGGCATCGCCGCAGGGATGCGCAACACCGGTTGA